In Cicer arietinum cultivar CDC Frontier isolate Library 1 chromosome 7, Cicar.CDCFrontier_v2.0, whole genome shotgun sequence, a single window of DNA contains:
- the LOC101512131 gene encoding uncharacterized protein, giving the protein MNSFHRWIPEDDFLLKNAVEAGASLESLAKGAVSFSRRYSVRELRDRWRSLLYDPGVAYVASSAMARLEIAKTNGNGNKEGATSGDSAAARKRKAQTICKKYYAMRRRLHTEVFFDKFDMAMQDEMCLDNNNGGKEIGVSVLGNINGHLDKSVNNSLLNSLVNFGNSLGLVEGGAGSSHSMSEDSLWKTIEDVSAPNMPVHVKLENENSESKEMVPSVPDAAVMADAGTEISDALLDLPNGDELMFMNIGEKDETATDKQCCDNNVDSLLLGSPCDVEGNDESGVREPEKLVAEAQLALSRSGSSAELEVGANSIGSSHGDSGFISDCGHEVESSAAARTSLPKLCDDFKFCSLNTEDPNVPLNDVEAVNISTVVPNTVTPKPISIVKEVGYPDSFISDQTKNGTDGSLKKKDIPSNSFAAAQTVQPGLVPNINSSKENPVDNVPKTENPANNPISAVSRQSNKVVAEINQNQSRSVHATMKHASDGRPIQEVIIALPSVVNPHQKVSEHKTLSDFEAKLLCINQERADDYDDSDDNADYDDNEIPFFSDAEAMILEMDLGPTDQDANASTEVLKFQNERTKRTILRLEQCAQSFIRRAIASRGAFAALYGRTMKKYIKKTEVVLGRSTDDVKVDIDLGREAEAQYATKISRRQALIKMKANGSFVIRNLGKSPIYLNGKEIAQGQKRSLIAGNLIEIRSLAFIFEVNNKCVKRFIENMNEQ; this is encoded by the exons ATGAACTCGTTTCATCGTTGGATTCCCGAAGATGATTTTCTTCTCAAAAACGCCGTCGAG GCTGGTGCTTCGCTCGAATCGCTGGCCAAAGGAGCCGTTTCGTTCTCCCGGAGATATTCCGTTAGGGAATTGAGAGACCGGTGGCGTTCTCTTCTTTACGATCCCGGAGTTGCATATGTTGCTTCTTCTGCCATGGCGAGGTTGGAAATCGCCAAGACTAACGGTAACGGAAACAAGGAAGGAGCCACCTCCGGTGACTCTGCTGCTGCTCGGAAGAGAAAAGCTCAGACAATTTGCAAGAAGTATTACGCTATGCGGAGGAGGCTTCACACTGAggttttttttgataaatttgatatgGCTATGCAGGATGAAATGTGTTTGGACAATAATAATGGTGGAAAAGAAATTGGTGTGTCTGTGTTGGGGAATATTAATGGTCATTTAGATAAGAGTGTGAATAATAGTTTGCTTAATAGTTTAGTTAATTTTGGGAATTCATTGGGGTTAGTGGAAGGTGGAGCTGGATCATCTCATTCAATGAGTGAAGATTCACTTTGGAAGACAATTGAGGATGTCTCTGCCCCTAACATGCCTGTTCATGTTAAACTTGAAAACGAAAATTCCGAGTCGAAAGAGATGGTTCCTAGTGTTCCTGATGCTGCTGTGATGGCAGATGCGGGAACTGAAATTTCTGATGCTCTTTTGGACTTGCCGAATGGCGATGAGCTTATGTTTATGAATATAGGTGAAAAAGATGAGACTGCAACGGATAAGCAGTGTTGTGATAATAATGTTGATTCACTTCTTTTGGGTTCTCCCTGTGACGTTGAAGGCAATGATGAGTCTGGTGTTCGTGAGCCTGAGAAGTTGGTTGCAGAAGCACAACTTGCTTTGTCAAGAAGTGGGTCATCTGCTGAGTTAGAGGTTGGTGCTAACTCCATAGGCAGCAGTCATGGTGATTCAGGTTTCATTTCTGATTGTGGACATGAAGTCGAATCGTCTGCTGCGGCGCGGACTTCTCTTCCCAAGCTTTGTGATGATTTTAAGTTCTGTTCATTGAACACTGAGGACCCTAATGTCCCGTTAAATGACGTTGAAGCTGTAAACATATCCACTGTAGTTCCTAATACAGTGACTCCAAAACCCATATCAATTGTTAAAGAGGTGGGTTATCCAGATTCCTTTATTAGTGATCAAACAAAAAATGGAACTGATGGAAGCTTGAAGAAAAAAGACATTCCTTCAAACTCTTTTGCAGCTGCACAGACAGTTCAACCAGGATTAGTGCCTAACATTAATTCAAGCAAGGAAAACCCTGTTGACAATGTACCGAAAACTGAAAATCCTGCTAATAATCCTATTTCTGCAGTTTCTAGACAGAGTAACAAAGTCGTTGCCGAGATCAACCAAAATCAAAGCAGATCAGTTCATGCAACTATGAAGCATGCCTCAGATGGACGTCCGATACAAGAG GTGATCATTGCACTGCCTTCAGTTGTTAATCCACATCAAAAGGTATCGGAACATAAGACTTTATCTGATTTTGAAGCAAAGTTATTATGCATCAATCAGGAAAGAGCCGATGActatgatgatagtgatgacaATGCTGATTATGATGACAATGAAATTCCTTTCTTTTCTGATGCTGAGGCAATG ATTCTTGAAATGGACTTAGGTCCAACTGATCAAGATGCAAATGCAAGTACCGAAG tcttgaaatttcaaaatgaaaGAACTAAGAGGACCATCTTGAGATTGGAGCAATGTGCTCAGTCCTTTATTCGAAGAGCCATTGCATCTCGGGGTGCATTTGCAGCATTATATGGGCGCACTatgaagaaatatataaaaaaaactgag GTGGTACTTGGCAGATCAACAGATGATGTAAAAGTTGACATAGACTTGGGTAGGGAAGCAGAAGCACAATATGCTACCAAAATATCTAGAAGACAA GCTTTAATAAAGATGAAGGCAAATGGCTCTTTCGTTATTAGAAATCTTGGCAAGAGTCCTATATACTTGAATGGCAAAGAAATTGCTCAAGGACAGAAGCGGAGTCTTATTGCTGGTAATTTGATTGAG ATTAGGAGCTTGGCATTCATCTTTGAGGTCAACAACAAATGTGTGAAGAGGTTTATAGAAAATATGAATGAACAGTGA
- the LOC101511819 gene encoding LOW QUALITY PROTEIN: aldehyde dehydrogenase family 3 member F1-like (The sequence of the model RefSeq protein was modified relative to this genomic sequence to represent the inferred CDS: deleted 2 bases in 1 codon) has protein sequence MNIGVEIEESVRELRQYFKTGKSRSVTWRKKQLQAILDLVHENEDAMSKALFQDLGKHPVEAYRDEIGSVERSANNSLSCVEKWMAPKKSNVPLLFLPAKGEVLSEPLGVVLIFSSWNFPIMLALDPIIGAISAGNVVVIKPSEQAPACSSFLANTIPQYLDSNAIKVIEGGGNVCEQLLLQKWDKIFFTGSPRVARIVMSAAARNLTPVTLELGGKCPAIFDHLSNPSDFKMAVKRIAGAKWGTCSGQACIGIDYVIVEEKFSSELIELLKKFIRKFYGDNPVESKVLSRIINKQHFERVXXXCNLLKDPLVAASIVHGGSVDEKNLFIEPTILLDPPLDAEIMTEEIFGPLLPVITVNKIQESIEYINSKPKPLAIYAFTKDETLKRKIVSETSSGSVTFNDALVQFLCDTLPFGGVGQSGFGRYHGKYSFETFSHEKAVMHRHLCLEIEPRYPPWNKFKLEFIRLAYRDNYFGLVLHMLGLKKHN, from the exons atgaatattGGTGTGGAAATTGAAGAGAGTGTAAGAGAGTTGAGACAATATTTCAAAACAGGAAAATCAAGAAGTGTTACATGGAGGAAAAAACAGCTTCAAGCTATACTTGACCTTGTTCATGAAAATGAAGATGCTATGTCTAAGGCTCTTTTTCAAGATCTTGGGAAGCACCCTGTTGAAGCTTACCGTGATGAG ATTGGAAGTGTAGAAAGATCAGCAAACAACTCTTTGAGCTGTGTTGAAAAATGGATGGCTCCTAAAAAA AGTAATGTCCCTTTACTTTTCTTGCCAGCAAAAGGAGAAGTATTGTCTGAACCACTTGGTGTGGTTCTCATTTTTTCTTCTTGGAACTTTCCAATCA TGTTGGCATTGGATCCAATAATTGGAGCAATATCTGCTGGAAATGTTGTAGTTATAAAACCATCAGAACAAGCTCCAGCATGTTCTTCTTTTCTTGCCAATACTATTCCTCAATACTTGGATTCTAATGCCATAAAAGTGATTGAAGGTGGAGGAAATGTATGTGAACAACTACTACTACAGAAATGGGACAAAATTTTCTTCACTG gAAGTCCACGTGTCGCGAGAATAGTGATGTCTGCTGCTGCAAGGAATTTAACTCCTGTTACTCTTGAGCTAGGTGGAAAATGCCCTGCTATATTTGATCACCTTTCCAATCCTTCAGATTTTAAG ATGGCAGTGAAAAGAATAGCAGGAGCAAAATGGGGAACCTGTAGTGGACAAGCATGTATAGGAATTGATTATGTGATTGTTGAGGAGAAGTTCTCATCTGAATTG ATAGAACTATTAAAGAAGTTCATCAGAAAATTTTATGGTGACAACCCTGTAGAGTCAAAGGTACTGTCAAGAATAATAAACAAGCAGCACTTTGAAAGAGTGNNNNNNNNN TGCAATCTTCTTAAAGATCCTCTTGTTGCAGCTTCAATAGTTCATGGTGGTTCAGTTGATGAAAAAAACCT GTTTATTGAGCCAACAATTTTGTTAGATCCACCACTAGATGCTGAAATCATGACAGAAGAAATCTTTGGACCTCTACTTCCAGTGATCACA GTGAATAAAATTCAGGAAAGTATTGAATATATAAACTCAAAGCCAAAACCTCTTGCAATTTATGCTTTCACCAAGGATGAAACTTTGAAGAGAAAGATTGTATCAGAAACTTCCTCAGGAAGTGTCACATTTAATGATGCCCTGGTTCAA TTTTTATGTGATACACTACCATTTGGAGGTGTTGGGCAGAGTGGTTTTGGGAGGTACCATGGGAAATATTCCTTTGAAACATTCAGCCATGAAAAAGCTGTAATGCATAGACACCTTTGCCTTGAAATTGAGCCAAGGTATCCTCCTTGGAATAAGTTCAAGCTAGAATTTATCAGATTGGCATACAGAGATAACTATTTTGGACTAGTTCTACACATGTTGGGCTTGAAAAAACACAACTAG